A genomic region of Homalodisca vitripennis isolate AUS2020 chromosome 5, UT_GWSS_2.1, whole genome shotgun sequence contains the following coding sequences:
- the LOC124362335 gene encoding retinitis pigmentosa 1-like 1 protein isoform X1 encodes MASCASCTYPLTIIDSIVCYECSSYFHIDCAQLVGFPYYEFSSDPSRNTFHCATCKILPLPRRRSESHSDSETEGDSVMPSRQLDYQLEGDVDLAKNLNEVQGSVQDLSDLCKDMLREINELKSINLTLRCCIENLRHDNENRDCVIAELKYRLDVLERNRTSERINAETSEWGENREGDVERYLTPEPEDNSKVEELSTSFSKAYIPDYRNDNFQIQDETLQRILPEEKVNDRGDEDEDVTNKTAEDLQDSGAITGTENDDQESETVPPEKEEPLYTEETFTFDVIKESKADELSDVEQRRKDWDWRGSKAVELEHLEDEESEEEESESESSQVEEGDNQGWEVLEEEIRSKTSSEPNKFDESGDDFWSSKKDEENQDVEEGEETETEDESWKEKCEMRDKKHVLEKDFDVEQKTSKEETESTYDSEAEEAADATRDQETPVPEETSEDGAEKKEGEGLGESEEGKLPEGVEGEITAEGAAVLEGEPRLDGDEEARLEGEGAPQPNTEDTPRLEGEQGVEGEQMGGQSPDGEVQPTEPQPPPPPVHTEEDLWLYLKETVTSVHPSTVEEFVQNLIGTLQHVPEEYLKPVIEANIKRAASPCVLDGEQPVAQEGTLLVEEGQEAPPDGSVPTESSESETAVAGEVSEVTTEVAGDAVVSEVPAEVPEEPATTEEVTDGFSIVEATA; translated from the exons ATGGCAAGTTGTGCCAGCTGCACATATCCGCTGACTATTATTGATAGTATCGTGTGTTACGAGTGTTCGAGCTACTTTCACATAGACTGCGCGCAACTGGTCGGCTTCCCGTATTACGAGTTCAGCAGCGACCCTAGCAGAAACACCTTCCACTGTGCGACCTGCAAGATACTACCTCTGCCCAGGAGACGGAGTGAGAGCCACAGTGATAGCGAGACCGAGGGGGACTCAGTCATGCCGAGTAGGCAATTGGACTACCAGCTGGAGGGGGATGTGGACCTAGCCAAGAACTTGAACGAGGTCCAGGGGAGCGTACAGGACCTCTCTGACCTTTGCAAGGACATGCTGAGGGAAATAAACGAATTGAAATCCATTAACTTGACTCTGAGGTGTTGCATTGAGAACCTTCGACACGACAATGAGAATAGAGATTGTGTGATAGCTGAGTTGAAGTACAGACTAGACGTTCTTGAGAGAAACAGAACATCTGAGAGAATCAACGCTGAGACCTCTGAATGGGGCGAGAATAGAGAGGGCGATGTAGAGAGGTACTTGACTCCAGAGCCCGAAGACAATTCAAAGGTCGAAGAATTGAGTACTTCGTTTTCTAAAGCTTACATTCCCGATTATCGTAACGATAATTTCCAAATACAAGATGAAACATTACAACGCATTTTACCAGAAGAAAAAGTTAATGACAGGGGAGATGAAGATGAGGATGTGACCAATAAGACAGCAGAAGACTTGCAAGACAGTGGTGCAATCACAGGAACTGAAAACGATGATCAGGAATCTGAAACCGTACCTCCAGAAAAAGAAGAACCCCTCTATACCGAAGAGACGTTCACTTTCGATGTAATAAAAGAAAGCAAAGCAGATGAACTATCTGATGTTGAACAAAGAAGAAAAGATTGGGACTGGAGAGGGAGCAAAGCTGTAGAGTTGGAACATTTAGAAGATGAGGAAAGTGAAGAGGAGGAGAGTGAAAGCGAATCCTCACAAGTAGAAGAAGGGGATAACCAGGGTTGGGAAGTATTAGAAGAGGAAATACGATCCAAAACATCAAGCGAACCAAATAAGTTTGATGAGTCGGGTGACGATTTCTGGTCCTCGAAAAAAGATGAAGAGAATCAGGATGTAGAGGAAGGTGAGGAAACAGAAACAGAAGACGAAAGCTGGAAAGAAAAATGTGAGATGCGTGACAAGAAACATGTATTAGAAAAGGATTTTGATGTAGAACAGAAAACATCGAAAGAAGAAACGGAATCAACCTATGATTCTGag GCAGAAGAGGCTGCTGACGCGACCCGTGATCAGGAGACCCCGGTACCAGAGGAAACGTCAGAGGATGGCGCGGAGAAGAAAGAAGGCGAAGGACTTGGCGAAAGTGAAGAAGGAAAACTGCCCGAGGGAGTCGAAGGCGAAATTACTGCTGAAG GCGCGGCCGTCCTGGAAGGGGAGCCACGACTCGACGGTGATGAAGAGGCTCGGCTGGAGGGTGAAGGCGCTCCACAGCCGAATACCGAAGACACACCCCGCCTCGAGGGTGAGCAAGGGGTGGAAGGGGAGCAGATGGGGGGACAGTCACCAGATGGAGAGGTCCAGCCCACAGAACCCCAACCACCCCCGCCACCCGTTCACACCGAAGAGG ACCTGTGGCTCTACCTGAAGGAGACGGTGACCAGCGTCCATCCCTCCACTGTGGAGGAGTTCGTGCAGAATCTGATTGGCACCCTTCAGCACGTTCCTGAAGAGTATCTCAAGCCTGTCATTGAGGCTAACATCAAGCGCGCCGCTTCTCCCTGTGTTCTTG ATGGTGAACAACCAGTGGCCCAGGAAGGAACTCTTCTAGTAGAAGAAGGCCAAGAAGCCCCGCCAGACGGCTCTGTCCCTACTGAATCATCAGAAAGTGAGACAGCCGTGGCGGGAGAGGTCTCTGAAGTAACAACAGAGGTCGCAGGAGATGCTGTTGTATCAGAAGTGCCTGCAGAGGTGCCAGAAGAGCCCGCAACAACTGAAGAGGTCACTGACGGGTTCTCCATAGTCGAAG CCACAGCCTAG